Proteins from a single region of Nomascus leucogenys isolate Asia chromosome 2, Asia_NLE_v1, whole genome shotgun sequence:
- the NDUFAB1 gene encoding acyl carrier protein, mitochondrial, which translates to MASRVLSAYVRRLPAAFAPLPRVRMLAVARPLSTALCSAGTQKRLGPLQPTSVLAQVPGRVTQLCRQYSDMPPLTLEGIQDRVLYVLKLYDKIDPEKLSVNSHFMKDLGLDSLDQVEIIMAMEDEFGFEIPDTDAEKLMCPQEIVDYIADKKDVYE; encoded by the exons ATGGCGTCTCGTGTCCTTTCAGCGTATGTCCGCCGTCTGCCCGCGGCCTTTGCACCGCTGCCCCGGGTCCGGATGCTGGCCGTGGCCAGGCCTCTCAGCACCGCTCTGTGCTCCGCGGGGACCCAGAAGAGGCTCGGGCCTTTGCAGCCGACTTCAGTGCTCGCGCAG GTTCCTGGTAGAGTTACACAGTTGTGCCGCCAGTATAGCGACATGCCTCCTTTGACGTTAGAGGGCATCCAGGACCGTGTTCTTTACGTATTGAAACTCTATGACAAGATTGACCCAGAGAAG CTTTCGGTAAATTCTCATTTTATGAAAGACCTGGGCTTAGACAGTTTGGACCAAGTGGAGATTATCATGGCCATGGAAGATGAATTTG ggtttGAAATTCCTGATACAGATGCTGAAAAGTTAATGTGTCCACAAGAAATTGTAGATTACATTGCAGATAAGAAGGATGTATATGAATAA